From the Ctenopharyngodon idella isolate HZGC_01 chromosome 3, HZGC01, whole genome shotgun sequence genome, one window contains:
- the syngr2a gene encoding synaptogyrin-2a: MESSAYGASLAGGAFDLGSFIKQPQTIVRLFSWLFSIVVFATILSEGYINEPNVQDTKCMFDQTESACNYGVGIGILAFLACVVFIVLDAFFHQISNAKERKYIVLADLVFSGVWTFLWFVCFCLLAQKWSKSTVTAVPADAARAVVAFSFFSIATWAMLTVFAYRRYRQGMVDVGLGYNDPVSDHTSPYPSAYAGAPEGYQQSPFTPSSSGEGGYQPPAY; the protein is encoded by the exons ATGGAGTCGAGTGCTTACGGTGCATCGCTGGCCGGTGGAGCCTTTGATCTCGGGAGCTTTATAAAACAACCTCAGACTATCGTCCGGCTGTTCAGTTGG CTCTTCTCCATTGTGGTGTTTGCTACCATCCTTTCTGAAGGCTACATCAATGAGCCGAATGTGCAGGACACTAAATGCATGTTCGATCAGACTGAAAGTGCTTGCAACTATGGAGTTGGTATTGGGATTTTAGCCTTCCTGGCCTGTGTTGTCTTTATTGTGCTGGATGCCTTTTTCCACCAGATCAGCAATGCCAAAGAGAGGAAATACATTGTCTTGGCTGATCTTGTTTTCTCTG GTGTGTGGACGTTCTTGTGGTTTGTGTGTTTCTGCCTCCTAGCCCAGAAGTGGTCTAAATCTACAGTCACAGCCGTCCCAGCTGATGCTGCTCGAGCTGTGGTGGCCTTTTCATTCTTCTCCATTGCCACCTGG GCAATGCTTACTGTGTTCGCATATCGACGATACCGCCAAGGGATGGTCGATGTTGGCCTAGGCTACAACGATCCAGTCAGCGACCACACTTCCCCGTACCCCTCCGCCTATGCTGGCGCTCCAGAGGGTTACCAGCAGTCCCCATTCACCCCCAGTTCTTCAGGAGAGGGCGGGTATCAGCCTCCAGCGTACTGA